The nucleotide sequence GAGCCGATCGCCTTTTCCTTCGCGGCCGATCCCGCAGCCTGTGCGCCGGAGCTGAAGCTCGCGCCCATGCCGCGAAGAGCGGCCCCTGCGACAGACGACCCTGCAGCGCGGGCCGCTTGAGCCGCCGCAAAGCCCGCGCCGGCCGCGCCTGCGGCGAGGAAGCCCGTACCTGCGGCGAACGAGGCGGCTTGTCCGCCATGGCGGATCGCTTCCATTCCTGCGGAAACTGATGCGCCCTGCACAACGCCCTGAATAATGTTCGGGACATACATGGCGATGATGAAGACCACGACGGAAATACCGGCGATGGCCAAGGTCGTAACGAACTGATCGGACGAGGCGGTGGGCGCCTGGGCAAGACCCAGCAAGACGTTCGACCCGATCTTGGCGATCATCACCAAGGCCATGAGCTTCAAGCCGACGCCGAAGGCGTAGACGAGGTAGCGAATAGCAAAATCTTTCGTGAAGGATGAGCCGCCGAGTCCGAGCATAATCATGCCGGCGAGCAGGCCGACGTACATCTCGACCATGACCGACACGAAAATCGCTGCGACAAGCGAAAAGCAGATGACGACAATGCCCATTGCCAACACCGCCGCGATCGCAAGTGCATTGTCCTCGAACACACCGAACTTTGCTTGTTCCGACATTTGCGAGGCGACCCGGATGCCAGCGTCAAACACTTCAGCGGGCGAAGCCGAACCGCCGCCGGCGCCAATTTGGAAAAGGCTGTCGACCACGGCTCGCGCAAACGTCGGACCTTGCTCGAGAACAAATGCGAAGAAGCCGACGAACATGATCCGACGAACCAGTTCGGCGAACCAGCTGTCCAGCGACGCGGCTTGGATCGCGAGCCAGACGGCGGCAATGCCAATCTCGATTGCCGCGAGGATCCAGAAAAGGGATTTCGCCGCATCCATGATGGTGGTCTCCCACCCCTTCGCAGCGGACGAGACCTGGTTTTCCAATTCCGTGAGGACCTGTCCCTCCTGCGCGAAAGCCGGTACGGCATAGGCGATGAAAAGAAGCCCTGCGATCAGCAATGGACGTGCAACGTTTACCTTCACCATCTCGGCCGCATCTCCTGACCATTCTTGATCGGCGGCAGCTGCTTCTCAGATCCGAAGAAATTCTCCCGGGCAGCGCGCTGTTCCTCGGGGAGCGCGGGTTTGCCGCTGTCTCTGGAGTTGACGATCAGCACGGCCGCAGCAGCCGATACAGCGGCAACAGCCGACAGCCGGGCAATCAGGAGGACGCGGCTCACCAGCGAGGCTCCATTTTCTGACCCTCTGGAATGCTTTTTGCCCCGGCGTTAAAGAACTTTTCCCGCCGCGCCTGCGCCAAGTCCTTGTCGGTCTGTTCGGTCTGGAGCCATGTCCCCATCATCGTCATCTGTTGCGAGACGAGACCGCGAAGTTTCTGCATCTGCGCGACTTGTTGAGCGGCGATTTGGTGCCCGACCTGCAGGGCCTTCATCTGTCCGTCAGCCGTCTCGGACATCGAGCGCAATGAGGACATCGTGTCTTCCTCACTATCGAACTGGTCGGAGGTGAGGCTCGCCGCCTTCAGCGTACCGGCGATCGTGTCGCGGTTGGTGTCCGACCATGACTGGTAGGTGGACGAGAATGTCGCATTACTCGGCAAGTTGGTCTTGATGTCAGCGTAGCTCTTGAAGCGCTGCTGCAACACATCGTCCGAATTCCCCATCGAAAACGAAATGCTCTGTCCCTGCTCGACAATATTTCGGAGTTGATTGAGGTCGCTCTCCACCTGTCCCCAAATATGGTTTGGAAGCTGGGCGGTGTTCTGCAGCATGTTCTCGTAGATCTTCAGCTGGTTCTGGATCTGCTCGGCGAGCTGGCTGATCTGCGTGATCTGGTTCTGGATCTGCTCACCCGACTTCCCGACTAAGGAGATGAGTTCGCCGTTGTTGAGAACCTGCGTCCATTCGGTTGCAGCACCCGTGGCCGTGCCGGCATGTGCCGGCGTCACGGCCATGATCGTCAACGCAGCGGCCACCAGGCCGGC is from Rhizobium gallicum bv. gallicum R602sp and encodes:
- the trbJ gene encoding P-type conjugative transfer protein TrbJ, producing the protein MPYRCSISNKWLAGLVAAALTIMAVTPAHAGTATGAATEWTQVLNNGELISLVGKSGEQIQNQITQISQLAEQIQNQLKIYENMLQNTAQLPNHIWGQVESDLNQLRNIVEQGQSISFSMGNSDDVLQQRFKSYADIKTNLPSNATFSSTYQSWSDTNRDTIAGTLKAASLTSDQFDSEEDTMSSLRSMSETADGQMKALQVGHQIAAQQVAQMQKLRGLVSQQMTMMGTWLQTEQTDKDLAQARREKFFNAGAKSIPEGQKMEPRW
- the trbL gene encoding P-type conjugative transfer protein TrbL → MVKVNVARPLLIAGLLFIAYAVPAFAQEGQVLTELENQVSSAAKGWETTIMDAAKSLFWILAAIEIGIAAVWLAIQAASLDSWFAELVRRIMFVGFFAFVLEQGPTFARAVVDSLFQIGAGGGSASPAEVFDAGIRVASQMSEQAKFGVFEDNALAIAAVLAMGIVVICFSLVAAIFVSVMVEMYVGLLAGMIMLGLGGSSFTKDFAIRYLVYAFGVGLKLMALVMIAKIGSNVLLGLAQAPTASSDQFVTTLAIAGISVVVFIIAMYVPNIIQGVVQGASVSAGMEAIRHGGQAASFAAGTGFLAAGAAGAGFAAAQAARAAGSSVAGAALRGMGASFSSGAQAAGSAAKEKAIGSPGAYAGSILGLANAKLDEQRSGHSGPKTPPERNDKP
- the trbK gene encoding entry exclusion protein TrbK, with translation MSRVLLIARLSAVAAVSAAAAVLIVNSRDSGKPALPEEQRAARENFFGSEKQLPPIKNGQEMRPRW